The following are encoded together in the Pseudobdellovibrionaceae bacterium genome:
- a CDS encoding alpha/beta hydrolase, producing the protein MKTLNNNTLVVVIISFLFTVPVYAQQVKLPEHCLDKSIKAVQAKVDSSSKKMFTYYYQKITKHNDSSKPTFIIIPGGPGRSAMTDSQATFMDPVTARRSTDTELYWGLPIQSNVILTGPRSVDCNANNNLPSSSYSTKNIVQDLVALIKKEKLSNYIIVGRSYGTVVATQLVHYIENKEGLLKPQAVLLTGVLGHSIHIDDQAKNVQAVWGQLYSGLSERLQKLFPPNVAAITNSEDFVFPLGIKTQTWLNMIFAKLTIGFNYFSYEVELETFLKNLGQTLSQMSSTSKNGYRYLELKQHLQILKNQVKAYAPKQIDRALGASPKKEDTLNNTSEKSLLFKVITQKEIYRGLQDNADESQFWNSNNWQIKTTPVIYFQGSWDIAVPLDNALSHYKGQKNKKHKYFITAKKGGHDILSGLNDCKENFWKAASKQNFANMISIVENCDPNFSVLK; encoded by the coding sequence ATGAAAACACTAAATAATAACACTCTTGTGGTGGTAATTATCTCCTTTTTATTTACGGTGCCTGTTTATGCGCAACAGGTAAAGTTGCCAGAACATTGCTTGGACAAGAGTATTAAAGCGGTGCAGGCAAAAGTGGACTCTAGCTCTAAAAAAATGTTTACTTATTATTACCAAAAAATCACTAAGCATAATGATTCTTCTAAGCCTACATTTATTATTATTCCAGGGGGGCCTGGCAGAAGTGCAATGACCGATAGTCAGGCAACATTTATGGATCCTGTCACAGCAAGGCGTAGTACAGACACAGAACTTTATTGGGGTTTGCCCATTCAGTCTAATGTCATTCTTACAGGGCCACGCAGTGTAGATTGTAATGCTAACAACAATTTGCCCAGCTCTAGTTACTCAACAAAAAACATTGTGCAAGATTTGGTTGCGTTAATAAAAAAAGAAAAATTAAGTAATTATATTATTGTAGGCAGGTCTTACGGAACGGTTGTTGCCACTCAACTAGTTCATTATATCGAAAACAAAGAAGGTCTTTTAAAGCCACAGGCTGTATTGCTTACGGGAGTTCTTGGTCATTCTATTCATATTGATGATCAAGCAAAAAATGTACAAGCTGTTTGGGGACAGTTATATAGCGGGCTTAGCGAAAGGCTGCAAAAATTATTTCCCCCTAATGTTGCCGCCATTACCAACAGCGAAGATTTTGTATTTCCCTTGGGGATAAAAACACAAACATGGCTTAATATGATTTTTGCCAAACTAACAATAGGTTTTAACTATTTTTCCTATGAAGTGGAGCTAGAAACATTTTTAAAAAACCTAGGGCAAACTCTTTCGCAAATGAGCTCTACCAGCAAAAACGGTTACCGTTATTTAGAGTTAAAACAACATTTACAGATTTTAAAAAATCAAGTTAAAGCTTACGCACCAAAACAAATAGACCGTGCGCTTGGCGCCTCGCCCAAGAAAGAAGACACTCTTAATAATACCAGTGAAAAGTCTTTGCTTTTTAAAGTTATAACACAAAAAGAAATTTACAGAGGTTTGCAGGATAATGCAGACGAGTCACAGTTTTGGAATTCTAATAACTGGCAAATTAAAACTACACCCGTAATTTATTTTCAGGGTTCTTGGGATATAGCAGTACCTCTTGATAATGCCTTGTCTCACTATAAAGGGCAAAAAAATAAAAAGCATAAATATTTTATTACTGCAAAAAAGGGAGGGCACGATATATTGTCAGGCCTTAATGACTGTAAAGAGAATTTTTGGAAGGCGGCGTCCAAACAAAATTTTGCCAACATGATCAGCATAGTAGAAAACTGTGACCCTAACTTTAGCGTTTTAAAATAA